GCTCGATGCCGTGGGGCATTCTCGGTGGGTTGCCGGGCACGAACTCGGAAAAGACGCTCATCAAGAAGAATGGCGAGCGAATTGCCTTGCCTTCCAAGATCAGTTGCGTGAAGGTGGAGAAAGGCGATCGGTTGATTTATATCACGGCGGGCGCCGGCGGGTGGAAAGACCCATTGGATCGTCCGCCAGAACGCGTGCAAAAGGACGTGATTCGCAAGCTGGTCTCAATAGAGAAAGCCCGGCGTGATTACGGCGTCGTCCTTGATCCAACAACATTGGAAATTGATCATGCGGCGACCGAATCATTACGCGCTTCGATGCGGCGCGAACGGGGCGAAGTGCCGATGTTTACGTTCGGGCCGACGCCGGAGCCCATTGGTGTGATGGCTTCGTAGGTCGCCTTGGAGTGCGGCGGCAAGCCCGCAGGGCGCGACGCCGCTTTGCCAGTCGCCTTGGCATGTTGCTTGTAGCAGCCGGAGCTGCGTTCAGCTTCGGGCTGTTACTGGGCCACAGATTACACAGTAACACAGACTCCGTGATGGTCTCTGGAAACCTGTGAAATCTGTGGTATGGAGGCGCGGCCCGGGTGAGTTCATCCGAGGAGGCGGCCCGCAGCTTGTCAATGAGAAGGAGAAGAAGCAGGAATGGCTGAGCAGCAAACAGTTGAGCTCTACAAGCAGCGCGGGTTTGCTCAACGCGTCGGATTTGGCCAGCGGCCGGCGTTGCTGATCATTGACTTTATCAACGGTTTCACCGATTTATCGTCGCCGCTGGCGGCGAATTTTGACGCGGAAGTTGAGGCAACTCGACAGGTGCTGGAGGTGGCGCGGGGGAAGCGTATTCCTATCTTTTTTACGACCGTGAGCTACGACGAGGGATTTGCTGATGCCGGCGTATTCATTAAAAAAGTGCCGTCCCTGAGCGTGCTCAAGGCCGGTTCGACGCTGGTTGAGATTGACCGGCGATTAGCCCCGCTGCCTGGCGAGCATGTGCTGGTGAAGAAATATGCCAGCGCGTTTTTCGGAACATCGCTGTGGTCAACATTGACCGCTTTGCGTGTAGATACAGTTTTACTGACAGGGTGTACAACCAGTGGGTGTGTGCGCGCCTCGGCGGTGGATGCCTGTCAGTCGGGATTTCATACCATCGTGATTGAAGAGGCTGTAGGCGACCGCGCGCCCGAGCCGCATCAGGCAAACTTATTTGATATTGACGCCAAGTATGGCGATGTAGTTTCGTTGCAGACTGCATTAGATTACCTGCAACGACATGTTTGATTTTGTTTGTGAGGATGTATGGCAGATCAACACAGGCAAAATGATGTTCAAGTCAACCGTCCAGAGATGCCGCTAAAGGGGCTGCGGATTTTAGAACTGGGGCAGTTGTTGGCAGGCCCGTATGCGGCGGTGTTGCTGGCTGGCTTTGGCGCTGACGTCATCAAGATTGAACCGCCTAACGGCGGCGATCCGCTGCGCACGTGGCGCAAGATGTACAAAGGGACGGCGCTGTGGTGGTACATTCTGGGACGAAATAAAAAGAGTGTCACGTTGGACCTGCGCCATCCCAAAGGGCCTGAAATCGTGCGCCGGCTCGTGGCCAGCGGCATTGATGTGGTGCTGGAGAATTTTCGACCAGGCCGTATGGAGCAATGGGGCCTTGGCTATGAGGACCTCAAAGCTATCAATCCCGGCATCATTATGGTTCGTGTATCGGGGTGGGGGCAAACAGGCCCCTATGCGCATAAGCCAGGATACGCCAGCGTCGGCGAAGCCATTGGCGGGCTTCGTTACGTGACCGGTGATCCAGACCGTCCGCCGGTTCGCGCTGGTATCAGCCTGGGCGATTCACTCGCCGGATTGCACGCGGCGCTCGGCTTGCTGATGGCTGTCTACCACCGCGATGTGAAGGGAACCGGAGAAGGCCAGGTCGTGGATGTCTCCATCTATGAGTCGGTGTTTAATGTGATGGAGAGCTTGTTGCCTGAATACGATATGTTCGGGCATATCCGCGAGCGAACGGGTAGCAAATTGGACGGCATTGTTCCGACCAATACCTACAAGTGTAAAGATGGCAAATACATCATCATTGGCGCCAATGGCGATAGCATCTTCAAACGGCTGATGCGCACCATCGGGCACCCTGATATTGCCGATGACCCAAAGTACGCTCACAACAACGACCGGGTTGAACATGCCGATTTCATTGATTCAACCATCGAAGCCTGGACCATGCAGCACACTTTTTCTGAGGTTATGGAGATTTTGGAAAAAGCGGAAGTGCCGGTCGGCCCCATCTACAGCATTGCTGACATCGTTAAAGACCCACACTACATCGCGCGCGGAATGTTCGAGGATGTGACGCTGCCCGATG
This genomic interval from Blastocatellia bacterium contains the following:
- a CDS encoding N-carbamoylsarcosine amidohydrolase, with the translated sequence MAEQQTVELYKQRGFAQRVGFGQRPALLIIDFINGFTDLSSPLAANFDAEVEATRQVLEVARGKRIPIFFTTVSYDEGFADAGVFIKKVPSLSVLKAGSTLVEIDRRLAPLPGEHVLVKKYASAFFGTSLWSTLTALRVDTVLLTGCTTSGCVRASAVDACQSGFHTIVIEEAVGDRAPEPHQANLFDIDAKYGDVVSLQTALDYLQRHV
- a CDS encoding CoA transferase: MADQHRQNDVQVNRPEMPLKGLRILELGQLLAGPYAAVLLAGFGADVIKIEPPNGGDPLRTWRKMYKGTALWWYILGRNKKSVTLDLRHPKGPEIVRRLVASGIDVVLENFRPGRMEQWGLGYEDLKAINPGIIMVRVSGWGQTGPYAHKPGYASVGEAIGGLRYVTGDPDRPPVRAGISLGDSLAGLHAALGLLMAVYHRDVKGTGEGQVVDVSIYESVFNVMESLLPEYDMFGHIRERTGSKLDGIVPTNTYKCKDGKYIIIGANGDSIFKRLMRTIGHPDIADDPKYAHNNDRVEHADFIDSTIEAWTMQHTFSEVMEILEKAEVPVGPIYSIADIVKDPHYIARGMFEDVTLPDGARVKLPTFVPKMSLTPGQTEWIGPTLGEHNELVYKGLLGMTDEEYQQLVAEKVI